Genomic DNA from Hordeum vulgare subsp. vulgare chromosome 2H, MorexV3_pseudomolecules_assembly, whole genome shotgun sequence:
TCAAGGCACAGGGCCCGCCACCACCGCGGCCCTTGCTGGCGGCAGCGGCGGTCGGGGAAGCAGAAAAAGTgtatggcggctagggtttcggggcccCTGGCGTCGCCCGAGGGGAGGCGACGCGAGGGGTACGCCCGCGGATCAGTTAATCCCTCTTCTTAAttagtagtactccctccgttcttaaatataagtctttttggaTATTACACTAGGGAGTACATATGAATAtatgtagacatactttaaagtgtagattcaatcatttgCTATGTATGTAGTTCGTAGTGGAATTTCTAGAAagattatatttaggaacggagatagTAAAATCTCTCCCTagtaataaagcaaatagggtttctgaTCGTCCGTCATAAAAATTACccttaaagtttgcataaattacccaccatgccaccggtaaataatagaaaacgtttcacaaaacaaaaaaacttggactgggccggcccatgtaaaaacctcctatattacgctctgcacgctgggagaatatccagcacaccgtatgggtcGGCCCATGCACagcgcctgcttttagttccgtttatttatttattttcagtttcattttatttttttattttaaataatttagaacttcgaaTAATCTTTATATTTTCAATAAACTGGAAAttataaatcaaaatatttaaaaaataaaatgtttgtgacttcaaaaactgcccgGAGTCTTGtataaaatgctcgcatatacaataaaaatgttaaaattttagaaaaatatttatacaataagaaaagtccatgatttcaaatacaattccatgtattcaaaattattaaaggcatttaacaaaatgctttataattgaaaatatgttaatgcatttaagaaatgtcctaaattttaaaaatagctaatgcctgttttgatagtttctttttttatttaaaattttccattccgtttttgtttatttctaatttaaataatttagaattacataaacttttgcatattaaaaataggaattttgaaataaaatgctgacgaaaacataatgtccatgaatttaataaatatattacttatttataacaatgtccatgaatttaataaatatattactgatttataaaaatatttgtttatttagaaaaacttcatgcatttcaaaaaatgtttgtgaatttaaaataaaatcctccaacataaaaaattatgtttgccttttcttgaattggtcgccaattcaaaagaaaatatttaaacccgttcaaaaaataaaaaatattcacaatttttagtaaatgtttgtaaattgtaaaaaatgttctcgattttaaaattgttcccatatttgtaaaattattcacaaaagatctaatgtatgtagttaaacgttAATGCTTCTaaatctttgtgacaatataactgtgtgaattttgaagaattaactgttggatggatcgaattattattgtatgttttctaaaaaaaatattgaaattcagaataaatctttgagttaccaagatttttgacaaccatgatatatattttttgaaaatgtaaagattacttcaacttgtgaataaatttaaaagaagaaacatttttttgcatttgtgcataaaattttaaaatcaagcgatgatatataaacataatgtggtcaccatcattgaagattattttattttttttcgtGGCAACGcgcgggccattttgctagtttaTACTAAACAAAAGTATAGATTTTCATGTGGAAGTTTTCTCCGCGCATCCCTTTTCCGGGAGGGAGGTGGAGATGCGTTGGTCGACCGATCAGAGCGTGGGGGTAAGGGGGGTCACCGGATTGCAGGGAGGGTTCCATAGTTGCAGATATCAGAGAGTGGGTACAACAGTGTAGGGATGTAGAGAGAGTTGGGTTCAGTTTCGGAGAAAGCTGGATTCAGAGATAGTTGGGATTGCATATTTTGTAAGGATCCCAACACGGCTCATGTTCCAAACGGCTGAGCGTTGTCGATTGACGCGCAGTGGAGATCACACGGCTGGCGCAGGCGGGTGATCCAATGCTAACATCATCCGGCTGGTTTAAGTGAGAATTTTTTTTTTTCCCTAGAGAACCCATGTAACTGCCAGAGTGATGTCGCCTGGCGTCCGGGAAGGGGCCTGTACGGCAACATCAGTTTGGAAGGTAATGAACAAAAACTCGTTACAAAGAAGATCAGAAGCGATGCTGATCGACCTGGTAAGGCCCCGCTTGGTTCCTCGTTTTTAGGCCCAGTGCACCTGTAAAATATACCCTTGTAAAATAAAAACGGATGGGCCTCACATTGATGATTGGCGTGTCATTTTTGAGCTATAAACTTTACACTTGTTTTCTCATTTACATCCGGATTAAGCCGGTATTCGATACAGACCAGCGTCCGTCGTTTTTCCCCACCACGCCTCTCGCTCAAGACCAGATCGAGGTTCCTTTTCCCCACCTCGCCCTCGCTCGAGACCAGATCAAGGTTCCGTCGCCCGGAGGCGCCGGCGCCAGTGTCCACAAGAGGGTGAAGCGACGACGTTCCACCACACCGCACGCCGAGGCCCTCCGCGTCGCCCGCGCCGCTAGGGTTCGGGAGGAGGAGCGGCAAGAGGAGCTGGAGCACGCGGCAGAGGAACGGGCGGAAGCGCTTCGCAAGGGGGCGGACGACGGCCGCGCCGGGGGGCGAcggcggctgcggcggcggctgTTTGGCCTGCTTGGTCGCCCTCTTCGGCGGCGTCTTCGGCAAGGTTCGCGGCGGGCGGGTGGGGCAGAAGGGCTGGAGGTAGGCAGCGAAGCGAGAGTGAAGGCCAGCGCGGGAGCTCGAGGAGGAGAGGGCCGCGAGGAGGTCGTCGGCGGCGGAGGATCCTCGCagcgtcgtcgtcttcgtggcaGAGTATCGGCATCGGATTTCAGAAAACTGCCCACACATGGGATTTTACAAGCTGAAAATATCACCGGTTGTATATTACTGGACACCGGTAATATACAATTGTAGGTTGTATATTACTGGACACTGGTAATATACAATTGTAAGTATTTACGTTTGTAAGATTTCACTAACAATCCAAACTGGACACTCGTAATATACAATTGTAAGTATTTACGTTTGTAAGATTTCACCAACAATCCAAACGCAGCCTTAGGGGGATCTTCACTCGTCACAGCTCCGGCGGCATGTCGAACCTCTAGGGGAGAGCTGTCCTTCCTGTTGGACAATTGATCCCTGCGAGCTTTCCAAATTATCCATCAGGAAAGAAATGTATATGGATAGTAGAACCAGAATGCCCAAATTGAAAAATAGCTCCTCTGGTTGGACAGAAGATTGAAGAATATCATTAAGAGAGGTATATGCTGGAGAGCCAAAATTTCAGTACAAAGAGTACCGAGGAGGCAAGGACAATTCCAACCGCACGGTTTATCCTTCATTCATCTCGGAAGGGAAGAGGCACAGCAGGTACAAAGCTTGATTGAACTAAACCGTCGTTACACCTCCATGTGCTTATCAAAAACTCTACAGAGCAAAAAAGGAACTACACATGGCTACACAGAGTGAGGAACACTAACAAAACGACTGAAAAAACAAACAACCTCAGCTAATCACAGCCACTCCTTTGGGTTTATGCACGCGTCGAGAAGCTTCCACTCTTCGCTCCCTTCTTCGGGTTTCTGCAAACCAAACGTCATGTTAGCCAACTTGTAGGGCCTTTGAGGATTGTACGAATGTTACAACATGCTCcacccgttcctaaatataagtctttttagaggtttcactagaagactgcatacggatatatatagacatactttagaacgtagattcactcattttgccccttatgtagtcccctagtgaaatctctaaaaagacttgtatttaggaacggagggagtaagttgCATGGACTGTATCTAAAATGGTCCATttaatgtactccctctgtaccgaaatatttgtactccctccgtttcagtttataagtccggcacgtgtatctaggtcgtcaatttgaccaacttaatgagaggcatatattacaaaaaatatatcattagaaactttagatgttctatttttttaattatataatttttatgttaaacaatatattttatataagtcaaattgacgacctaggtacacgtgcatgccttataaactgtgacggagggagtagttttagtAGGCTAAGTTAACCTACTAAAACTACAAATAtttcggtacagagggagtacacaAGAACCCTATACAGGACCCTCATTGAAAATTCAACAATTCAGACAGTACACTATCAGACGCTATATACTGttctaaaacaagaaaacatgaGACACTTTCCATGCTACTTATTGAGCTTGTAAAGGGGAAAAAAGGTAACAATTTAGCTTACATGGTCATACTCCCATCGTGCAGTGAGTGGTAGGGAGACGAGTATACTTTCGATCCTTCCCCCGGTCTTGAGTCCAAATGTGGTGCCACGATCGTAGACCTTCAGAGGAAAGCATACATTAAAACTAAAGAAAGACACCGCAGCAAGACTATCACTTGTGATTTTCATGTAAGCTTGCTTACAAGGTTGAACTCCACATAGCGACCTCTCCGCACTTGCTGCcatgccttctgctcctcattgaatGGAGTGTCTTTGCGGCGTTCTATGATGGGTATGTATGCAGGAATTACAGAACCGGCACATTCTgcagaaagaaaaggaaaataagtcTTCTTATCATAGCTTATAGCTATAGCCTATAGGTCCACAATTCAGAGCGATTTCTCTAGTAGGATTTCATTTATTCACTGGGTTAAacaaaaaagggggggggggagagaagGTCCAAATTTATGGAGCCCTGCAAGTTGAATTATATCCCAACTAGAGACTAACTCAGGAATCAGTGTGCCAAGCTACTTGAATTCAATTCACTCCATTTTTTGCTCATCATGCAAGGACTAAGAAGATTTACCTGTGGCAAAGTTCAGAAGCATGTCTTGGTCATAATCATTAAGATCATCAAAAAATATTCCGCCAAGCCCACGTCTCTCATTACGATGCTGCATTGAAAGACAAATTATGAGTGCTGGAACCTTTATATGTAACCACTGATAGTTTACCAAGAGTCTACCTAGCCAAGAACAAACAATGTCTCATTTCCAGGATACCAACTACCCAGTACAATTACACAGCAACATTATCAACATATGTTTTTTATAGGAAAACTGTAGGTATTTGTACCAAGTCATCAATCAACACATAATTTTGTAAACTTGACAACTCATGCAATTGCAAAAGGAACATCCATCAAATTCTCGATATCATACAACCAAGTGATACACACAGTGAAATAAATCATCATACCTTAatatagaaataatcatcgcaccattttttgaatcttgggtAAAAACTTGGATCGAACTTATCACAAGTTTGTTTTTGAACCTAAAATAAGACACAAAAAACATCAAAATGAGTTATATTCCACACACAGGATCACCATCGAAAGTGTTCAACTAGCAAGACTACCCGTTAATCAACATTAATTAACAGGCGCACTCTCTTCAGTTTCTACTATTCTAATTCTTCCCAAGGTTAACAACATCATACAAGATTCTTGCCCATCAGAGCATCACTCTTTGTAACCCAGTAATCAGATGTACAATTGCACAAATATGGGTTCAAGAAGGTGGTATGTCTTATGCCTAATGGGTTGGACTGCAAAGTGCAAACTGCGGGACTGTAAGGTGTTTCCCTTTGTGTGATGAAAACAAATTATGCTATAGCAAGTCAACAACATCCCATTTGATTCATTAAGCATGTGTAATACAGGAATGGAGATAGAGAAAAATGTAAAAACTTCAAAAATAGGTATAGCATTAGAAATAATAACTAGAAGGAGCCAGACAACATGGTACTACCGATATGATCAGAAAGTGGGTGGGGATGCCTATGAGTATGAAGCATAGATTGGAAGACGTAAGAAGTGCTGACATACAGAATGAAAATGCTTCACATCCTCTTCAATGAGATAGGAAGGAGTCAAATCAGTACCACCTCCAAACCACCATGATCTTGGTGCACCAGGCACATCTACAGTTGGAAATTTTAACTTATTGAGTATAAGAATCACAGTTCCTAACAACGAAGAACATTTGAGTGACTTAAACTACATGTCAATTAATTACAAACTTCTAACGGAGATGGCCATGCTTGAATTTTGTATTTAATAGAACAATACAGTTGAGTTCCCATAGAAATATTAGCATGGTCATATCTTGTACTGCCATCGTAAATTGAAGAGTGTAATCCATGTATATTGTCGGCCTTTATAGATGAATTGCTCTACATATTAAATAATGCAGCCAGAAACTTAGATAATGACATTGGATAATAATCAAAAATATATGATGAAATGACGTAAACAAGATAAATTACAAAATGACATTTCAAAATTTGAACATGAATACCTTTTGGTGCATCTGTTTCAAAATAGCGATAGTTGAAATGCAATGTTGGAGCAAACGGATTCTTGGGATGAAGAACCTGAAAGTATAAACGATCACCGTTAATGCACCCGCAAGTATGGTATAATACTGATACCTCTACGTAACTGCAACAGGTACCACTAAACTTCCAAAATGATCAGATCCATTTGACATCAACAAGTATCCTCTCTGAGAAGCAAATACTGTTCTGGACATATGTTTTTAATAGTAGCAGCAAATTGATCAGCCCTATAACTGCAGTACATTTGATAGCAGCACAAGATTAACTCTGCATATAAATATGGAAATATTTGAGTACTATGGATAGCATGAAGATAAAATAGGTTCCTGGCATTGGAAATGTAAAGATTCTAAACTCTTGTTATCAATCTACAAAGAACGGGCTTGGATGGTATGCCAACAGTTTACACGCATCCTGGTGGTCAAAAGGTCAGAGAAGTTCCATACATCTACAATGTACAACCTATAAGATTATAAAAGAAGTTTTGAGTACCAATGCTAGAAATGCAAAGCATTGCAATCTCCATAACTGGGATATTACATCCTAATTCAAAGCAGATCCAACTTTTCATGCCAATGCACAACACAAGGAAACAAGCTCTTACCGAGCTGATGCCAGCGGCAAAGAAGGGCACGGGCCCAGCCTTGTGCCCGTCCGCTGCCCCGTTCTTCGCAGCCCCCTTGGCGGCGCGGTAGGCGTCCGGGGGCATGACCCCGTACACGACGGACACGTTCACCCCGGCCTTCTCGAACACGTTCCCGTCCTGGAGCACCCGGCTGATGCCCCCGCCGCCCCCGGGGCGCGACCAGACGTCCTCCACGAACCGCTTTCCGCTGCCGTCGGCCTCCTCGAGCGCGGCGCAGATCTCTCCCTGCACCCGCCGGATCATGCCCTCGAACCGCTCGCGCACGGACCCGGACCCGGCGCCCGAGCCGTCCTCCCGCAGGAACGTCGTCGGCGCCTCCTTCTCCGGCACCTCCTTCTCGATCGCGACCGACGCGCGCACGCGCAGCGcgcggcggccggggaggagtggGGAGGAGAAGGACACCTGGGCCGCCGCCGGCGAGGACCTGCGGGCGCGCGCCGCGGCGGGATTGGGGGCGAGGGTCTGGGACGGGGTGGTGAGGAGAGAGGACGCCATGGCTGGGTGGGGGTGGGTGGTGTGCGCCGGTTGCTTGCGAGATGGAGTCGCGGCGGTTTATTAAGCGGCGGTGGCTTTGCCGCCGGTGGGCGGCGCGGGGATGCGGCCCGCGGTTTTGGTGGTGGGAGGGGTCAAAGGGAGGGAAAGCGGGTGAGGAGGTGCGCGGCGAGCTGGTTTATGCCGCCGCTGGATTCGTGGGGATAAGGAAatggatcatgttttggccggatTTTCCTGATAAAAGCGATGCAAGTATGCAGCAATAATGATTTCCGATGAGAAATTCGTCATTAGGTTCAAATCAGGTTCGTGCGATGCATAATTGATCCGCTTGTTTTTTTATGAGAAATTCGCTTGCTTGCATGCATTCCAATCGGGTCTGTGAGATGCAAAATTGATACGTttggtagtactccctccgttcgaaaatataagacattttagatatttcattaggagactacatatggagcaaaatgagtgaatgtacactctaaaatatgtctatatacatccgtatgtagtttatagtgtaatctaaaaggtcttatatttaggaacagaggaagtATGTGTTTGTTGTTTGCCTACATAGTACGAATCTTAAAGCATCTCAGTCAAACCCGCTCAGAATAGCCGCAATCAGCCTCAGGCGATTGGGGGTAGGGGGATGCAGCTCGAAGCTCATGCAAGCAGGGAGATGATGCGAGATCGTGTGTGGCCTTGAAAAGGCGGCGGGAGGAATTGGGATCACCTTCCGTTGAATCGCTCGCCCTAAATAGACACCCTTGGCTCATCGCCCAAACTCGCGTCACTAGCCCACTCCCCTCGAGCTATTTGTCCCACGCAGATCGTCACTGATGAGAAGGTAAACAGCATGTCTTCTCTGGTCAGCGGTAGACTGCAGTAGcaattcgtcttcctcctcttctccgaCCTGTTTTCGCGCCTCCACCCAATTTCATCGATGGTTGTAAGTTCAACCATTCTCTCCTCCCTACCCATTCTAGCTTAGAACTATGAGACGTGAACGGATAAACTACATGTGAGTCGAGAATGCAGATGTATCCCAAAGTCCAGACTGTTGGGGAGTGCTAATCTCTCTTGAAGATGTCCCCAAGGCCAATGATCCGGAGCGCCACCAAGTGGCTCACCTTATTCAACCCCAACGGATGAGCTCAAATATCTCAGACTTGGTCCCTAAGGTGActactgaacctttacaaactcCTTGGAGCACACCACAAGCAAGGAATCTTTCGTGCCTCGACTCTTATCGCCTAGGAGCCTCAAACTCCGAGAGTGACAAACGCATGTGATGAAATCGAGCAAGGATCATGAATTAGTTTGGTGGAAATGTAGATCGTATCCTCATCTTTCAACTCTCGAAATATGATGGAGTTTGagcggagggattgagagtatttGAGTTTTTGAATGATTGGGAATGATGGAGTAGTTCAAAGGCCAAAGGGCCCCAAAATGATTGTTCCTACTTGATGACCATGTGCGCGCGTGCTAAAGGGCCCCTTGCGCATGGGGACTCCAGTGAGTTTTCCATTTGACCCCATGGGCGCGAGGGTCGGAGgcccatgcacatgaggtgtcaaGTGACAATTCCCCAAATCAAAGTCGTTGCGACAAATCACAAGTTATTTCACCGTGACTCAAATACCTAACCCTATGGAAAGCCAACTCTCCTCGATGGCCATCATCACTAGCATCACCCCCTCCATGGTCGAGTGATAAGCTTTTGGCAAACACCTTATTCCTTCCCGCCCATCAAACCCTAGAAGGAAGCCCAAATATTGTGGAAGTAATGGTGAACCATACAAGACCGGATCGGAGACAACATCAACACCACGTACCACCATGGAAGATTGACCGTGGTAACGGATGACACTACCTTCACCCCTGCACCAGGTACACTAGCGAGTCTTCGCCACCCCGCCAAAGCCATGCAAGCCATGAAGTTACATCGACCATCGATGCGACCCAAACTAGGTGGCTCTTCCATCACGCGCCCATCATCACACTTAAGCGCCCTTCGCCACCATTGACACCGTGCCCACTATGTCATTGTCGCTAGTAACATCGCATACACCAccagccgcctccacctccttcgTCTCTTGCCACATCCTTCGCAACTTATTTCCCGTCACATGCACACCTCGCCATGTGAGACGAAGGTCGGTACTGCTACCTCATCTTTCACACTCTTGTCCACTGACGCTTCACACAAGGCGACCACCACCATCAAGGATTCTAAACCACATTCAGAAGTGAGGCTCATCCCCACTATGGTGTAGGACGACAACAGGTGCCTAAACGATGACGTTACTGATGACGCAAGGGGACAATGTGCGTGTTTTGTCATTAAAGTGGATATTTGGATAATGTGTGTGTTTTGTCATAAAAGTGGATATTTGAGCAAGCggtcaatataatgttcatgaagTACCAACTATAATACAAGCTTGTTATGCTAGAATGCCCAACAATAGACTATAAATCCAATCCCAACAACTAGTGGGCATTGGGGCCTCTTGGAGGGGAGTAAACAAACCAAATATGTAGAATCAATCGGATTCCAATCTCATATGAGGATTTCCTAACATAGCTCTACATGGACTTGGCAAGGTTGTAGGAGAAAAAGAGGTAATTCACGCCTTCTAAGATAACAAGGCCATACCTTTGTTGAGTTTGATCTTTTGGAGGAAGTCTATCCTAAATGAGTTGCCATAGAAAAATGTAGATTATGAGTTGAATTGGCTCGTTTCAGAGTTCATGTAAGCAGATAATCGGTGCTCCCTAACACAGTTCAGTGTAGTGGATTCAATACAGGAATAGCCAATTAGATATGCCACTCGAGAATTGGACCAATCAAGAGTAAGGACATATCACTTCCTCCACTTTCTATTATAAAGACTACACGTGCCCACAAATTTTAGTACATCATCCATTTTTAAATACTACGCATACTAACACTAGTTAAGTTAGAACAAGCATTTGACCACAGTTACTTTGTTAGCATATATATATTATGTGACATATGGTTGATGTCCTTAAATTGTTAGTAGTCATAATTTTGTATCATAAGATTTACAATCTTTGACGTAACTAATAGTCAAAGGCTTGTCCTAACAGAAGCTAAGGGCAACTTGTATCACCAAATCGCTTCTAATGTCTAGACACTTTTTTGTCATCCAATGAGAGTCACCAAATGTCCATAAAcacaaaaaatattcaaaatccCACAAAGCAGCACCAAAACATAGAAGTGGTTTGAGAAAGTCTGGACACGCTGCCAATGGCGGAGGCAGGATTGCCTaaagtttgatatgtgtgtggggaggggaggggcttaAAGGAAACTTTTATTTAAAAAGCTTCAGTGATCATGATGAATGGACATGGATgtcgtctagagggggtgaatagacgtgTTAAAATAATCATGGTTTAGGTTTGAACAAATacagaataaaactaatgtttaattagtcaagcacaaaatctaaaacaactaggctcacatatgtgcaccaataactttTGCTAACTAgtaaaacaactaagtgataacaagatatataacagaaaacaatatgactatcacaaagtaaagtgcataagtaaagggctcgggtaagagataaccgaggcacgcgaagatgatgatgtatcccgaaggtcACACCCTTCCAGATCCTAATCTATGTTTttgagcgatgtggaggcacaatgctccccaagaagccactagggccaccataatctcctcacatcctcgcacaatgcaagatgtcatgattctaCTAAGGGGCCTTGAGGGCGGTCGTTGAACCCGTACAATGGCAACCCATGTGGTAGCCACCAAACCCATACACTTTGGTAAcctttgggggcggtcaccggaacccgtacaaattgctcaagGCAATCTCCACAGCCTAATTGGAGATCACGATGCTTGCCCGAGAGCTTTACACcctatgattgagctccgagtctCCATCAACCGTCTAGGGCACCAAAGCACCTAGGAGGAACAagttctagggtaccaagcaccctagagtaataagcttctcaacttttcacttccatgtatcaccgtggagaactcaaaaccgatgcaactaatgcaatggcaagaacacgcgAAGTAGTcatgtccctcacactcaaattccaccacaacaacaaaagctatgaaggaatatgagaggaagaacaaggagctcacaaagaactccaagatctagatccaaggggttcccctcacgtagaggaaaaagtgattggtggaaacgtagatctagatctcctctctcttttccccctCAAAAACTagtaagaatcattggagggattgagagatagCAAGCTCGAAAAAGGTCAACAATGAggaaagaacacgagctcaaaggaTAAATGACCATTAGGAAAgatgacccccttaaataggtcttccaaaatccaaccgttatgtgtCGAGCCCGTGCATAAGTAGTAGTACCGCTCAtgcgagcggtacttccgctggcaCGAAAGTTTCAATCCACGGCGTGCAACAAAGAGACTCCAGGAGGCGGTAGTGCTGCCGGAGCGATACTCCCGCTAGGTGTTGCAGGTGCGGGTGAAACCACGATAGTAGAGAAaagcagggcggtactaccgcaaatAGCGGCACTATCGCCCATTACTGCTGttctatgatacgtctcaaacgtatctataatttttgatagttttatgttgttatcttgtcaactttggatgttttatatacctttcatatctttctgggactaacttattaattcagtgccaagtgccagttcctgtttttctgtgtttttgactcttttcagatctgattttggaatggagtccaaacggaataaaatccccgaaataaatttttccagaacagaagaagatcgggggacttgagggccaaggcagagggcccacagggagcccacaagccctgttgctgcggctagggggggccgcggcaaccaggcttgtggcctccctggcgctccctgccctagctctttggcctataaattccctaaaatcgcagaaaaaatcagggcatccacgaaaacacttttccgccgccgcaagcttccatttccgcgagatctcatctggagacccttcccggtgccctgccggaggggactttggagttggagggcttctacatcaacatcatcgcctctccaatgactcgtgagtagtccacttcagacctacgtgtccgtagttagtagctagatggcttattctctctcttggattttcaatacaaagttctccatgatcttcatggagatctatccgatgtaattctctttagcggtgtgtttgtcgagatccgatgaattgtggatttgtgatcagattatctatgaattatatttgagtctttgctgatttcttatatgcattatttgatatccttgta
This window encodes:
- the LOC123427648 gene encoding oxygen-dependent coproporphyrinogen-III oxidase, chloroplastic, yielding MASSLLTTPSQTLAPNPAAARARRSSPAAAQVSFSSPLLPGRRALRVRASVAIEKEVPEKEAPTTFLREDGSGAGSGSVRERFEGMIRRVQGEICAALEEADGSGKRFVEDVWSRPGGGGGISRVLQDGNVFEKAGVNVSVVYGVMPPDAYRAAKGAAKNGAADGHKAGPVPFFAAGISSVLHPKNPFAPTLHFNYRYFETDAPKDVPGAPRSWWFGGGTDLTPSYLIEEDVKHFHSVQKQTCDKFDPSFYPRFKKWCDDYFYIKHRNERRGLGGIFFDDLNDYDQDMLLNFATECAGSVIPAYIPIIERRKDTPFNEEQKAWQQVRRGRYVEFNLVYDRGTTFGLKTGGRIESILVSLPLTARWEYDHKPEEGSEEWKLLDACINPKEWL